In the genome of Syntrophales bacterium, the window CGGTTCAGAGAGGAAAAAGCTCATGAACTATTTCATGGAATCCCTGAAAAACCGTAAATGCCGAGAAACTTACCCCTGAAAACGTTTATATCGCATCCCACTCGCTGTCCGGCGATGCGAAATCGCGGAGCTGATCCCTTCTTTTTTTGTGCTGCAGCTTTTTTAGCGCCTTTGCCTCTATCTGCCTGATGCGCTCACGGGTTACCCCCATCATTTCGCCGACCTCTTCAAGGGTGAACGGTCCGTAATTGCAGGCTACCCAAGTGCAATTATAATGTGTTTCACTTTTCAGATACCAGTCGCACGTGGATTCCGGGCACACTGCAGCGATTACGCATCCGTTTTTCTTGCATTTATAAATATCTTCCAAGACATCAGCCTCCTTGAGTTAGCGTAACTGGGAAAATAAGGATTCGGTTGTTGTTTGTCAATGATTAAAAACATTAAATTACAGCTTACGGCAGCCGGGGCCGCTCAGGCTGCTGCGCCCGCCCGCTTCGGGGGCGATCTGAATTTGGGTGGCGATGCGCTCCTTCAAGGCGGCGACGTGGGAGATGACGCCGATGAGCTTGCCTTCCTGATGAAGCCCTGCCAGGGCCTCCAGCGCCATTTCCAGGGAATCTTCATCAAGGGCGCCGAATCCTTCATCGAGAAAAAGCGAATCAACATGGACATTTCGGCTGGCCATCCGGGAGAGTCCGAGGGCCAGGGCCAGGCTCACGATAAAGCTCTCGCCGCCGGAGAGATTCTTCGTGGAGCGGATTTCTCCGGCCTGATAATTGTCGATAACGTTCAGCTCCAGGGGTTGCCGCTCGTCGCGGATGAGAAGATACCGATCCGTCATCTCCCGAAGCTGGCGGTTGGCATAAACGGTCATTATCTCGAAGGTCAGTCCCTGGGCAAAGTTCCGAAACTTCTTCCCGTCTGCCGAACCGATCAGATCATGCAGCTCCTCCCAGCGGAGGGTTTCCGTCTTCTGAATCTCAATATTCCGCAGACGTTCCCTCTGACTGTTTTTATGCATTTCATTATCGGACAACTCTTTAATAATGCCGCCGATCTCCAGTCTTACCCGCTTGAGTTCGTCATCCCCGGCCCGGATTATTTCCGTGAGCGTTCCGGCGGTTTCTTCCGTCATTTTTTTCTCCCGTTCGGCGGCCAGGGAGGAAAGACGATCCTGCATGCGGGCCTCAAGCTCCGTTTTCTCCTGGAGCCGAATTTTTTCCTTTTCAGCAATCAACTCCCGTTCTTTTGCCGTCAGACGTGCGGAGAGGCAGTCTGCTTCGTCCGCAAATCCTGCGGCGGTAATCTTGCCCCGTAATTGTTCTTCCGCAACGGAGAGTTCCGGCGCCCGCCCGGCTGTTTTTTGTTGCCGCAGGGTGATTTTCTCTTTCAGGGAGCTGATCTCCTTTTCGATTTTTACCCAGTTTTCACGGGTATTTTCCAGATTTTTCATAGCCTGCGCCACGTCCGCCGCCCGCCTTTTTTCCTCCTCATCGGCGCTCTTTTCCCCGAATAATTCCCGGCGGGACTCCTGCAGCGAGGCATATTCCCCCATCAGGCGGTCGCCATCCGTTCGTTTAACGTCCAGCGCCTGTTTCAGACTGTCATGCAGAGTTTTATTCTTTTCAAGTACGACTTTAAGAGTCTCGACCTTCTTTTCCCGGCCGCTCTTTTCAATTTCCTTCGCTTGCCAGCCATCCCTGCGCCGTATCAACTCCTTCAAGATGACAGCGGGGTTGCCCGGGGGAATGCGGAGTATCCCGAACGGCTCGATGTCAGCAAGAAGCGAGGTCCTGATTTTTTCAAGCTCCTGTGCAAACGCGGCGTACTCTTTTGTTAGCCGTTCGCACTCGATGTTGGCGGCGGCCAGTTGGTGACGCGCTTCCTGAAGGGCTTTCTCCTCTCCTTCAAAGATCGTCCGGGTATTTTCCAGAGTGAGGCGGAGCGCCTTTCCCTGCCGCTCCCGCTCTTCTACCAGGCTGATAATTCTCCCTGTTTCCGAAATTTTTGTCTGGACGTCGCCAAGCCCTTCGCTAATCATTACAGGTATTTCCGATGGAAATACCTGTAATTTAAGTTTCTGCCGGATGTCGCTCCAGAGCTTTTGATCCTCAGCGAGGATTTTACTTTTTTCCGCTATTTCCTTTTTGACTTGCCGGATTTCCACCTCTGCCTTGATCCTGTCGGTCTCCAGCTTCCCGAGCAACTGAGCTGCCGCCTTCAACTCATCCTTCCGGTTTTTGAGCTTCGCCTCCGCTTCGTTCAAAACCGGGAGATTGCCCGTTGCGTAAGGGTGTTCGAGAGCTCCGCACAGCGGGCAGGGTCGGCCGTCCACGAGGCGCTGCCTCTCTTCCTCAAGGTCGCGGATACGGCAAAGAAGCGACACCTCCGTCTCGAGGGCAGCGAGCTCGTTTTCCAAAACGGTTTTCTGCTCGCCACGCAGGGCCGCCTCCGCCAGGATGTCGGCATGTCCTGCGTATAATGTTTCGCTGCTTGCCTGAAGCTGCTTGAGGATCGCGGCTGTCCGGTCGAGCCTTGTCAGCGTCTCTTCCGCCTGCAGCAGCAGATTGCCGCGTTCCTTGAGGCAATCCAGTTCAGCGTGCCATTGGCTCAGGTCGCGTTCCCCCAGGAGCGTCGTGATTTCTTCAGTCAGATTTTTCAGATCATTCTGATTTTTCATAAATTCCTGGCGGAATTTTTCATGTGCGACCTCCTTTTTCGCATACGCGGTGCGGGTTGATTCCTTACTTAGCACCGCCCGGGAGAGTTCTTTTGCCGCCTTTTCATATTTTGCCTCAGCCTCGTCAATGAGTGCGAAGCCCCGCTCGATGGCGCTGAGATTGGCCAGCAGCGCCGCGTCGGCGCCGTGTTTTGTCTGGTATTCCCGGATCGCTTCCAAAAAGGAATGGGCCTGAGTCAGTTCCTGTTTACCATTTTCCATACTGATTTCGCAGTCCTTTACCTTTGTTTCAGCATGGGCGATCTCCCGGTTGATTTCCGCAAGCCGCTTTACCTGCTCTTCTATGCGAACATCGAAGGCGCGGGCTTTTTTGATCAGTTCCCCTTCCGCAAGCTGGCGGATTTGGCTTTCCTTCAGCAGCTTCTCCGCGGCCAGCCTCGCTACGAGTGCCGCTGCGCCATCCTTCTCCTTTTCCGGCAGAATGGCCAGAGCTCCATGAAGTTCCGCTATCCCCAGCTTCTGCTGTTCCCGCAAGGCCGTTACGCCCCGGTAATCGCCTTCCAGTTCGAGAGCCAGGCGCGCCTTCTCCAGCCGGTGGGATTCCTGTGCAAACGACTGCTGGCGTTCATCGAACTCGCTTTTCTTTTTTCCCAGTTCAGCGAGTTCGTTTTCCAAAATCGCCATTCCCTCGAGCCAGGTCAAAGCCGTTGTCGTTTCTTTCATCTTTCCGGCCAGTTCTACTTCTTTATCCTGTTTGTTTTGCAGAAGATTGTGCAATTCCAGCTCTTCGTCTGCGCCAATTACCCGAAGCCCGTTCAGTTCCGCCTGCAGCAGCTCGATCTTTTTTAGTTCCGCCGCGCGGCGTTCGTGAACCTGCACGGAAATCCGGCTGTAGATTTCGGCGCCGGTAATCTGTTCGAGGATCGGGGAGCGTTCATCAGGCGAGGCATTGAGAAAGGCGGCAAACCCACCCTGGGCAAGGAGCATCGAACGGGTGAAACGGTTGAAATCCATGCCCGTTGCCTTTTCGATGAATTCGCTCACCTGAGTGATTCTGGATTCGATGAGCTGCCCGGAAACGGCGTCTGAAACCTCGTGTCTGGCCTGCTGTAATTCGCCGTCCGCCTTTTTGCGGGCGCGGCGCTGGCTCCAGTGGCAGCGGTAGCGACCCTTCGCGGTCTCAAAGGTCACCTCCGCGAAACATTCGCCGGTCTGGCGCGACATGATTTCGTTTCCGCCCTTCGTGACTTTGTCGAGGCGGGGAGTCCTTCCGTAAAGGGCAAGACAGATGGCGTCCATGACAGTCGTTTTTCCCGCGCCGGTCGGGCCGGTAATGGCAAAGATGCCGTTAGAACGATAAGCCGGATGGGTAAAATCGATCTGCCATTCGCCGGCCAGCGAATTGAGGTTTCTGAAGCGAATGCCGAGGATTCTCATGCATTTTTCTCCTATTCTGCCCGCGGGTCCTGCTCGTTTAAGGAGACGATGATTTCCCTGTAGGCGCTCAAAAGGGCTGGGCGCCGCTCAGTGGAAACATTGCGCGCTTCTAAGCAGCGTTCGAAAACTTCGGTTACGTCCAGGTCGCCCAGCGTTTCTGATCTGGTTTGCCTGCTCATGGCCTGCGAAAGCAGCCGGTTGTTCCTGACGCGGAGAATCTCGAGTTCCGACCCCGCGACGGTTTCGTCAAGGCGCGCCTGCAAATCAGCGGCGGCGGCGTCTCCCTCATAGATGATCTCTATCCAGGCGGCGCTCTTTTTTCCCTTCAGCTCTATGAGCTTGCGGGAAATGACGTCCCAGTTTCCCTTCAGGCTCCGCAATTCCTGAAAATGGGGCGCCGGAATTGTGGCAACGGTTGGTTTTCGTGCGGAGAGGTCCACGAGGACGACGCTCTTTTCCTGTTCGGCCTCCCCGAAGCCGATCGGCAGAGGCGAGCCGGAATAGCGGATGCAGTCGGAATCGCCCACCGTCTGCGGGATGTGGAGATGTCCGAGGGCCAGATAGTCTATAGCTTCGGGAAAGACATCCGTTCCGACATGGAGCAGCGAGCCAATGTAGAGCTCGCGCACCCCGTCGCCGTCAACGGTCTTGCCGCCGGCGGCGTACAGATGTCCCATCGCGACAATGGGCAGATCCCTGTTTAGTAAAGTGCGTTTTGCCTGGGCTGCGTCATAGACCATCCGGTAATGGGCTCTGATCCCGGCGATGATTTTTTGTTCCTTTTCTTCGACGCTTTCCCCGGCCTCGGCGGTGCGGATGTCCCGGTCCCGGAGATAGGGAACGGCGCAGACGATCAGCCGGGGCTCGTCATCCGGCCCCTTTATTACCACGATTTCATCGTCCGGCGACGCGGATGCGCACCCGACGACATGAATATTCAGGAACTTCAGGAGTTCCCGGGGGGCAGCCAAAAACGTCGGCGAATCATGATTCCCCGCCGTCACCACGACATGGCAATGCGGCGATGCGGCTACCCGGCAGAGGAAACGGTAATAGAGCTCCTGGGCATGGTTGCTGGGGGTGCTGTTGTCGAAGACGTCCCCCGCGACCAGCAGCAGGTTGATGTCCTCGCTTGCG includes:
- a CDS encoding exonuclease SbcCD subunit D C-terminal domain-containing protein yields the protein MKIIHTSDWHIGRALYGRTRYDEYEAFLDWLAALIASEDINLLLVAGDVFDNSTPSNHAQELYYRFLCRVAASPHCHVVVTAGNHDSPTFLAAPRELLKFLNIHVVGCASASPDDEIVVIKGPDDEPRLIVCAVPYLRDRDIRTAEAGESVEEKEQKIIAGIRAHYRMVYDAAQAKRTLLNRDLPIVAMGHLYAAGGKTVDGDGVRELYIGSLLHVGTDVFPEAIDYLALGHLHIPQTVGDSDCIRYSGSPLPIGFGEAEQEKSVVLVDLSARKPTVATIPAPHFQELRSLKGNWDVISRKLIELKGKKSAAWIEIIYEGDAAAADLQARLDETVAGSELEILRVRNNRLLSQAMSRQTRSETLGDLDVTEVFERCLEARNVSTERRPALLSAYREIIVSLNEQDPRAE
- a CDS encoding AAA family ATPase encodes the protein MRILGIRFRNLNSLAGEWQIDFTHPAYRSNGIFAITGPTGAGKTTVMDAICLALYGRTPRLDKVTKGGNEIMSRQTGECFAEVTFETAKGRYRCHWSQRRARKKADGELQQARHEVSDAVSGQLIESRITQVSEFIEKATGMDFNRFTRSMLLAQGGFAAFLNASPDERSPILEQITGAEIYSRISVQVHERRAAELKKIELLQAELNGLRVIGADEELELHNLLQNKQDKEVELAGKMKETTTALTWLEGMAILENELAELGKKKSEFDERQQSFAQESHRLEKARLALELEGDYRGVTALREQQKLGIAELHGALAILPEKEKDGAAALVARLAAEKLLKESQIRQLAEGELIKKARAFDVRIEEQVKRLAEINREIAHAETKVKDCEISMENGKQELTQAHSFLEAIREYQTKHGADAALLANLSAIERGFALIDEAEAKYEKAAKELSRAVLSKESTRTAYAKKEVAHEKFRQEFMKNQNDLKNLTEEITTLLGERDLSQWHAELDCLKERGNLLLQAEETLTRLDRTAAILKQLQASSETLYAGHADILAEAALRGEQKTVLENELAALETEVSLLCRIRDLEEERQRLVDGRPCPLCGALEHPYATGNLPVLNEAEAKLKNRKDELKAAAQLLGKLETDRIKAEVEIRQVKKEIAEKSKILAEDQKLWSDIRQKLKLQVFPSEIPVMISEGLGDVQTKISETGRIISLVEERERQGKALRLTLENTRTIFEGEEKALQEARHQLAAANIECERLTKEYAAFAQELEKIRTSLLADIEPFGILRIPPGNPAVILKELIRRRDGWQAKEIEKSGREKKVETLKVVLEKNKTLHDSLKQALDVKRTDGDRLMGEYASLQESRRELFGEKSADEEEKRRAADVAQAMKNLENTRENWVKIEKEISSLKEKITLRQQKTAGRAPELSVAEEQLRGKITAAGFADEADCLSARLTAKERELIAEKEKIRLQEKTELEARMQDRLSSLAAEREKKMTEETAGTLTEIIRAGDDELKRVRLEIGGIIKELSDNEMHKNSQRERLRNIEIQKTETLRWEELHDLIGSADGKKFRNFAQGLTFEIMTVYANRQLREMTDRYLLIRDERQPLELNVIDNYQAGEIRSTKNLSGGESFIVSLALALGLSRMASRNVHVDSLFLDEGFGALDEDSLEMALEALAGLHQEGKLIGVISHVAALKERIATQIQIAPEAGGRSSLSGPGCRKL